CCCCATGATGGATTGGACTGATCGCCATTGCCGCGTGTTCCATCGCGTGCTGGCGCCGGGCGCACGCCTGTACACGGAAATGGTGCACGCCAACGCGGTCATCCACGGCGATCGCGAGCGCCTGCTCGGTTTCGATGCCAGCGAACAGCCCCTGGCGCTGCAGCTGGGCGGCAGCGATCCGGCCTTGCTTGCGCAGGCCGCGCGCATTGCCGCCGAGTGGGGCTACGACGAGGTCAACCTCAACTGCGGCTGCCCCTCCGACCGCGTGCAGGCCGGGCGTTTTGGCGCCTGCCTGATGCGCGAGCCGGTGCTGGTGGCCGAGTGCGTGGCAGCGATGGTCGACGCCGTCGACATCCCGGTGACGGTGAAGTGCCGCCTGGGCGTGGACGAGGACAACGACTACGACGTGTTCGCCGCCTTCGTCGACCGCCAGGTCGCCGCCGGTGCGGCGATGGTGGTGGTGCATGCGCGCAATGCCTGGCTGAAGGGCCTGTCGCCGAAGGAGAACCGCGAGGTTCCGCCGCTGAAGTACGACTGGGCCTACCGCCTGAAGCAGGAGCGCCCGGCGCTGCCGGTGGTGATCAACGGCGGCCTGGCCAGCATCGAGGCGGTGCAGGCCCAGGCCGCGCACGTCGATGGCGTGATGCTGGGCCGCGCGGCCTACCACGACCCTTACCTGCTGCATCAGCTGGAGGCGCTGCACACCGGCGCCCCGCTGCAGGCCCGCGGCGACCTGCTGCGCGCGCTGCGTCCCTATGTGGAAGCGCGGCTGGGCGAAGGCCTGGCACTGAAGCACATCACCCGCCATCTGCTCGGCCTGTTCCACGGCCAGCCGGGGGGCCGTGCGTTCCGCCAGGTGCTTAGCGAGGGCGCACACCGCCCAGGCGCCGATTGGGCCCTGGTCGAGCAGGCGCTCGCGGTTACCGAACGCGAAGCGGATCGTGCCGCAGCGTGACCTGAGTCACATTCCTGGCTTGACAAGGGACGTCGATTCGTCCCGAATGTTCACTTAGCTGAACAGAGAAGGGTTGAGGCCGGAAAAGTTCAGACCGGATTCACTGCCCCAAACCAAGAATTTGCAAAGGAATTGTAAAGCGCCGGGTCCCGAACCCGGTTCCCGGATTTACGACTTTTGAACGAATCGCCGAGCTCGGCTAGGATCGCATCGATGTCTTCCGCTCCCTTCCATCGCCGCATTGCCCTGGCCACCTGCGTGGCGCTGTCGGCTGTGCCGCTGTCGTCGGCGCTGGCGCAGCAGCCGCCGCGCGGCGAGCAGGGGCGGGCGGAAATGCTGGAGCGGGGCGAGCGCGGCAACCGTGGCGACGAGCGTTCGCTGTCCGATGCCGTGCGCCGTGTGCAGCGCACTACCGGCGGCCACATCCTCGGCGCCGAGCGCGTGCCATTCGATGGTCGTGACATCAACCGGGTGAAGTACATGGACGACCGGGGCCGGGTCCGCTACATGGACGACCCCGCCCCGTCGCGTTCACAGCCGCGCACGCCGCGGTCGGATATGTCATCACTACGCGGCGATAACCCCTGAACAGGGATAGTTGTCGCTATCAACCCGTACCCCACAGGCCTCCGGGCCACACCCAGGACACTAGGGAGAGTTCATGCGTATCCTTCTGGTCGAAGACGAAGCCCCGCTGCGTGAGACCCTGGCAGCCCGGCTCAAGCGCGAAGGCTTTGCCGTCGATGCTGCGCAGGACGGCGAGGAAGGCCTCTACATGGGCCGTGAAGTTCCGTTCGATGTCGGCATCATCGACCTCGGCCTGCCCAAGATGTCGGGCATGGAGCTGATCAAGGCCCTGCGTGACGAAGGCAAGAAGTTCCCGGTGCTGATCCTGACCGCGCGTTCGAGCTGGCAGGACAAGGTCGAGGGCCTGAAGCAGGGCGCCGACGATTACCTGGTCAAGCCGTTCCATGTGGAAGAGCTGCTGGCCCGCGTCAACGCGCTGCTGCGCCGCGCCGCCGGCTGGAGCAAGCCGACCCTGGAATGCGGCCCGGTCGCGCTGGACCTCGCCGCGCAGACCGTCAGCGTGGCCGGCAGCAATGTCGACCTCACCAGCTACGAGTACAAAGTGCTGGAGTACCTGATGATGCATGCCGGTGAACTGGTCTCCAAGGCCGACCTCACCGAGCACATCTACCAGCAGGACTTCGACCGCGACTCGAACGTGCTGGAAGTCTTCATTGGCCGCCTGCGCAAGAAGCTGGACCCGGATGGCGAACTGAAGCCGATCGAGACCGTGCGCGGCCGCGGTTACCGTTTCGCGATCCCGCGCAACGAGGGCTGAGCCGGCTCACCCTGGCGATAGCACGATGTCCGGCCGTCTGTGGTTCTTCCGACGCTGGCGGCCGCGCTCACTGCAGGCGCGCCAGATGTTCGCCGCGTCCGTGGGCCTGGTCGCGTTCCTGGCGCTGGCCGGTTACGCGCTCGACGCCGCCTTCGCCGATACGGCGAAGGCGAACCTGCGCGAGCGCCTGAAGAACTACGCCACCGCCTACGCGGCCGGCATCGACTTCACCCGCGACCGCTCGCTGTACATCCGCGAGCAGCCGCCGGATTCGCGCTTCGACGTTCCGGGCAGTGGCCTGTACCTGCAGGTGGTGATGCCGCACGGCAAGGGCAATTCGATGTCCGCCGAAGGCCCGATGCTGCCCACCGTGGGCGGTGGCCTGCTGGCGCCGCGCCAGGAAGTGTTCGAAGGCCCGCTGCCGATGATCCAGATCGACGGCAGCCAAGGCTCGGTGTACCGCTATGGCCTGGGCCTGGTGTGGGACGCCGACGCCGATCCCGCCACCGAATTCCCGTACACCATCTACGTGATGGAAGACTCGCGCGCGCTGGGCGCGCAGCTGCGCGTGTTCCGCAGCCGGGTCTGGTTCTACCTGGGCGGCATCGGCCTGATCCTGCTGCTGCTGCAGACCGTCATCCTGCAGTGGAGCCTGCGCCCGCTGCGCCGCGTGATCACCGAGCTGACCAAGGTGCAGCGCGGCGAGACCGAGCGCATGAGCGAGCGCCACCCGCGCGAGCTGGAACCGCTGACCGACAGCATCAACGCCTTCATTGAAAGCGAGCGCGAGAACCTCGAGCGCCAGCGCAATACCCTGGCCGACCTGGCGCACAGCCTGAAGACGCCCATCGCCGTGCTGCGCACGCAGATGGACAGCGGTGCCGGCGATGGCGCCCTGCGCGAGGAGCTGGACGTGCAGCTGCAGCGCATGAACAACCTGGTTTCGTACCAGCTGGCGCGTGCTGCATCGTCGGGCCACAAACTGTTCTCCGCGCCGCTGCCGATCGAATCCAACGCCGAGGAAATCGTGCGTGGCCTGGAGAAGGTCTACGCCTCGAAGGGTGTGCTGTGCGAATTCGACATCGACCCGGCCGCGCGCTTCCACGGCGAACCGGGTGACCTGCAGGAACTGCTCGGCAACCTGCTGGAGAACGCCTTCAAGTGGGCCAACCGCCGCGTGCTGCTGACCGCGCAGCCGCTGCCGGCACCGAACGCGCGACGTGCCGGCCTGATGCTGGCCGTGGACGACGATGGCCCGGGCATTGCCCCGGACGACATCGGCAAGGTGCTGCAGCGTGGCGTGCGCGGCGACGAGCGCGTGCAGGGCCACGGCATCGGCCTGTCGATCGTGCAGGACCTGATCAAGGATTACCGCGGCGAAC
This genomic interval from Stenotrophomonas sp. 57 contains the following:
- the dusA gene encoding tRNA dihydrouridine(20/20a) synthase DusA encodes the protein MPVSAITAPMTSATARYADSLRLSVAPMMDWTDRHCRVFHRVLAPGARLYTEMVHANAVIHGDRERLLGFDASEQPLALQLGGSDPALLAQAARIAAEWGYDEVNLNCGCPSDRVQAGRFGACLMREPVLVAECVAAMVDAVDIPVTVKCRLGVDEDNDYDVFAAFVDRQVAAGAAMVVVHARNAWLKGLSPKENREVPPLKYDWAYRLKQERPALPVVINGGLASIEAVQAQAAHVDGVMLGRAAYHDPYLLHQLEALHTGAPLQARGDLLRALRPYVEARLGEGLALKHITRHLLGLFHGQPGGRAFRQVLSEGAHRPGADWALVEQALAVTEREADRAAA
- a CDS encoding response regulator transcription factor — its product is MRILLVEDEAPLRETLAARLKREGFAVDAAQDGEEGLYMGREVPFDVGIIDLGLPKMSGMELIKALRDEGKKFPVLILTARSSWQDKVEGLKQGADDYLVKPFHVEELLARVNALLRRAAGWSKPTLECGPVALDLAAQTVSVAGSNVDLTSYEYKVLEYLMMHAGELVSKADLTEHIYQQDFDRDSNVLEVFIGRLRKKLDPDGELKPIETVRGRGYRFAIPRNEG
- a CDS encoding sensor histidine kinase, producing MSGRLWFFRRWRPRSLQARQMFAASVGLVAFLALAGYALDAAFADTAKANLRERLKNYATAYAAGIDFTRDRSLYIREQPPDSRFDVPGSGLYLQVVMPHGKGNSMSAEGPMLPTVGGGLLAPRQEVFEGPLPMIQIDGSQGSVYRYGLGLVWDADADPATEFPYTIYVMEDSRALGAQLRVFRSRVWFYLGGIGLILLLLQTVILQWSLRPLRRVITELTKVQRGETERMSERHPRELEPLTDSINAFIESERENLERQRNTLADLAHSLKTPIAVLRTQMDSGAGDGALREELDVQLQRMNNLVSYQLARAASSGHKLFSAPLPIESNAEEIVRGLEKVYASKGVLCEFDIDPAARFHGEPGDLQELLGNLLENAFKWANRRVLLTAQPLPAPNARRAGLMLAVDDDGPGIAPDDIGKVLQRGVRGDERVQGHGIGLSIVQDLIKDYRGELAVGRSSELGGARFEVRLPPGP